In Niallia sp. FSL W8-0635, one genomic interval encodes:
- the clpB gene encoding ATP-dependent chaperone ClpB, protein MNVEQMTERVQLAITEAQSLAIKESHQEIDDIHLFLAFLHQQDNLLTSILHKLQKDPNRIIDKLTKELKKKPQVSISGSKQGTVYITAGLQQLLAKAEEEMNVWEDEYLSVEHLILATYKIEHSTVGKILKQEDIPLEEIKTAIKEIRGTQRVTSKNPEATYEVLSKYGRDLVEEVKLGKLDPVIGRDNEIRNVIRILSRKTKNNPVLIGEPGVGKTAIVEGLAQRIVRKDVPEGLKDKTIFSLDMGALVAGAKFRGEFEERLKAVLQEVKNSDGRIILFIDELHTIVGAGKADGAMDAGNMLKPMLARGELHCIGATTLDEHRQYIEKDPALERRFQQVLVSEPTVEDTIAILRGLKERFEIHHGVNIQDRSIIAAATLSDRYITERFLPDKAIDLIDEACAMIRTEIDSMPIEIDELTRKIMQLEIEEAALHGEEDVQSKERLAVIAKELANLRERSNALKAKWQQEKDALQSIQEKKEQLERKKRELEDAENNYDLNKAAELRHGSIPKLEKEIQEMEELAKQEQENRLLREEVTEEEIANIVARWTGIPVSKLVEKEREKLLRLEAILQERVVGQSEAVELVSDAVLRARAGIKDPNRPIGSFLFLGPTGVGKTELAKTLAATLFDSEEQMIRIDMSEYMEKHAVSRLIGAPPGYIGYEEGGQLTEAIRRKPYSVVLLDEVEKAHPEVFNILLQVLDDGRITDSRGRTVDFKNTVIIMTSNIGSHLLLETGETNEIPKEIRDGVMAQLNGHFRPEFLNRIDEVILFKPLTLANIKDIVSKLVVQLQARLTDQHITIEMTEKAKGFVAKNGFDPKFGARPLRRFLQKTIETLLAKDIIGGKIKENDHVQIDEEDEQIVLKRKE, encoded by the coding sequence ATGAATGTAGAACAGATGACAGAACGAGTTCAATTAGCAATTACAGAAGCCCAATCCCTAGCGATAAAGGAAAGTCATCAAGAAATAGATGATATTCATTTGTTTTTGGCTTTTCTTCATCAGCAGGATAATCTATTGACTTCCATACTACACAAATTACAAAAAGATCCGAATAGGATTATCGATAAATTAACGAAAGAATTGAAGAAAAAGCCACAAGTTTCCATTAGTGGTTCTAAGCAAGGAACGGTCTATATAACTGCTGGTTTGCAACAGCTTTTAGCAAAAGCAGAAGAAGAGATGAACGTATGGGAAGATGAATATTTGTCAGTAGAACATCTAATTCTCGCCACGTATAAAATAGAACATTCTACAGTAGGAAAGATTTTAAAACAAGAGGATATTCCATTAGAAGAAATAAAAACAGCAATAAAAGAGATAAGGGGGACACAGAGAGTGACTAGTAAAAATCCAGAAGCAACATACGAAGTGCTTAGTAAATATGGTCGGGATTTAGTGGAGGAAGTAAAGCTGGGTAAGCTTGATCCAGTAATCGGTCGAGATAATGAAATCCGGAACGTAATCCGCATTTTATCAAGAAAGACAAAAAATAATCCCGTTTTAATTGGGGAACCTGGTGTGGGGAAAACAGCTATTGTGGAAGGGCTAGCACAACGAATTGTCCGCAAAGATGTTCCAGAAGGTTTAAAGGATAAAACGATTTTTTCATTAGATATGGGGGCTTTAGTGGCTGGAGCCAAATTTCGAGGAGAGTTTGAAGAGCGGTTAAAGGCTGTTTTACAAGAAGTGAAAAATAGTGATGGACGAATCATCTTATTTATTGATGAATTGCATACGATTGTTGGGGCTGGCAAAGCCGATGGAGCGATGGATGCAGGAAATATGTTGAAACCAATGTTAGCAAGGGGAGAGCTTCATTGTATTGGTGCCACAACATTAGATGAACATCGCCAGTATATTGAGAAAGATCCTGCCTTAGAGCGTCGTTTTCAGCAGGTTCTTGTTTCGGAACCAACTGTTGAGGATACGATTGCTATTCTAAGAGGGTTAAAGGAAAGATTTGAAATTCATCATGGTGTAAATATTCAAGACCGTTCCATTATTGCAGCAGCTACTTTATCCGATCGCTATATAACAGAACGCTTCTTGCCAGATAAAGCCATTGATTTAATTGATGAAGCATGTGCGATGATTCGTACAGAGATAGACTCCATGCCGATTGAAATTGATGAACTTACAAGAAAAATCATGCAGCTTGAAATTGAAGAAGCGGCATTACATGGAGAAGAAGATGTGCAAAGCAAAGAGAGACTAGCTGTAATTGCAAAAGAACTAGCTAATTTAAGGGAACGTTCCAATGCCTTGAAGGCGAAATGGCAACAGGAAAAAGATGCTTTGCAATCCATACAAGAGAAAAAAGAACAGCTTGAACGGAAAAAGAGAGAGCTAGAGGATGCAGAAAATAACTATGATTTAAATAAAGCTGCAGAATTAAGACATGGAAGTATTCCGAAATTAGAAAAAGAAATTCAGGAAATGGAAGAATTAGCGAAACAAGAGCAGGAAAATCGCCTTTTGAGGGAAGAAGTGACAGAAGAGGAAATCGCTAATATTGTTGCTAGATGGACAGGGATTCCTGTATCCAAATTAGTAGAAAAAGAACGAGAAAAGCTTTTACGCTTAGAAGCAATTCTGCAAGAAAGAGTAGTTGGACAATCAGAAGCTGTAGAGCTAGTGAGTGATGCTGTATTAAGAGCAAGAGCAGGAATAAAAGATCCGAATAGACCAATTGGCTCCTTCTTATTTTTAGGACCTACTGGTGTGGGGAAAACAGAACTAGCCAAAACATTAGCAGCTACCCTTTTTGATAGTGAAGAGCAAATGATTCGAATTGATATGTCTGAGTATATGGAGAAGCATGCTGTATCTCGTTTAATTGGAGCTCCTCCAGGCTATATAGGGTATGAAGAGGGCGGACAGTTAACGGAAGCGATTAGAAGAAAGCCTTATTCTGTGGTCCTTTTAGACGAGGTGGAAAAAGCTCATCCAGAAGTTTTCAATATATTGCTTCAAGTTCTAGATGATGGGAGAATTACTGACTCACGAGGTAGAACGGTTGATTTTAAAAATACCGTAATTATCATGACATCAAATATTGGGTCTCATTTATTATTAGAAACCGGAGAAACAAATGAGATTCCAAAAGAAATAAGAGATGGAGTCATGGCACAATTAAATGGTCATTTTAGACCAGAGTTTTTAAATAGAATTGATGAAGTTATTTTATTTAAGCCGTTAACATTAGCGAATATTAAGGATATTGTTTCAAAGCTAGTTGTTCAATTGCAAGCACGGCTTACTGATCAGCATATCACCATTGAAATGACAGAAAAGGCGAAAGGATTTGTCGCGAAAAATGGCTTTGACCCTAAATTTGGAGCAAGACCACTTAGAAGATTTTTGCAGAAAACAATTGAAACGCTATTAGCAAAAGATATAATTGGTGGAAAGATAAAAGAAAACGATCATGTGCAGATTGACGAAGAAGATGAACAAATCGTTTTAAAACGTAAAGAATAA
- a CDS encoding YjzD family protein: MTIFWTFLLAQMLVYVVGSMNGVPFNFSMGLILTAVFSVIVFILSAVIPNEPTHEEGSH; the protein is encoded by the coding sequence ATGACAATTTTTTGGACATTTTTACTTGCTCAAATGTTAGTTTATGTTGTTGGTTCAATGAATGGGGTTCCTTTTAATTTTTCAATGGGGCTAATTCTAACAGCTGTCTTTTCTGTAATAGTTTTCATTTTATCAGCAGTTATTCCAAATGAACCTACTCATGAAGAGGGTTCTCATTAA
- a CDS encoding hydrolase, translating to MENRNFQLDTEWNMIHYPHRPNGFGILIIGDERNFVTDTNSFWNQNEGKRNLIESLRDNGYTIFYSNLYGKNWGSEKALQLAKRLYEHIIRTEILNHRIHIIAEGMGALTAIQLMMEMKNNIRSVVLLNPILSLKEHLEREKEHKFFIKKLTNEISIAFNTNKHELMDLLKDQKEYELEATETPTKIIQILHNGRSYYQSHALKKASVIWEEKNLPIFVSYVLPEKRSAMPKQIASFFRKYEKNL from the coding sequence ATGGAGAACCGGAACTTCCAGTTAGATACCGAATGGAACATGATACACTATCCTCATCGACCTAATGGTTTCGGTATCTTAATTATTGGAGACGAAAGAAATTTTGTTACCGATACAAATAGTTTTTGGAACCAAAATGAAGGAAAGAGAAATTTAATCGAGTCCTTACGTGATAATGGATATACCATTTTCTATTCCAATTTATACGGGAAAAATTGGGGGAGCGAAAAAGCTCTACAGTTGGCTAAAAGACTATATGAACATATTATCCGTACAGAAATACTAAATCATCGAATTCATATTATTGCAGAAGGAATGGGGGCGCTAACTGCAATCCAGCTAATGATGGAGATGAAGAATAATATACGTTCTGTTGTTTTATTAAACCCTATTCTATCTTTAAAAGAACATTTAGAAAGGGAAAAGGAGCATAAGTTTTTTATAAAAAAATTAACGAATGAAATCAGTATTGCTTTTAATACAAATAAACATGAATTAATGGATTTATTAAAGGATCAAAAGGAATACGAGTTAGAGGCGACAGAAACACCAACAAAAATTATTCAAATTTTGCATAATGGTAGATCCTATTATCAATCCCATGCCTTAAAAAAAGCCTCTGTCATTTGGGAAGAAAAAAATTTGCCCATTTTTGTATCCTATGTTTTACCAGAAAAACGAAGTGCGATGCCGAAACAAATTGCTTCTTTTTTTAGAAAGTATGAAAAAAATCTTTGA
- a CDS encoding BMP family ABC transporter substrate-binding protein, with protein sequence MKRTLMNIRNKPIRGKILIIIPLIVCVLFLFLFLNGSVGKKGKIEKVGLLVSGTVSDQVWGTKGYIGLLNIHTKFDVDVFYKESIDSYTITERAVKEFEAKGVNLIFGHGSDFVQYFNILSSKYPSIHFVSLNGREPATKENTTNIKFENYPMGFFGGMVAGQTTKTNTIGVIGAYDWQEEVKGFEDGVHYVNKSAQVIKEFVNDWDNREKAMNLLDNQIRQNVDIVYPVGYGFSVEIVENIKKKGLHAIGYISDQSNIGKYTVLTSTIQDIPKLYEQIATAFDEGELQPGTQSCGIKEGTIYLGNFSPSIDYDIVESIQKDLNHYKKTGKLPNEK encoded by the coding sequence ATGAAAAGAACATTAATGAACATTCGGAATAAACCAATTAGAGGAAAGATTTTAATTATCATTCCTCTAATTGTATGTGTTCTTTTTCTTTTCCTTTTTTTAAATGGGTCTGTTGGTAAAAAAGGAAAGATTGAAAAAGTGGGGCTCCTTGTTAGTGGTACAGTAAGTGATCAAGTGTGGGGAACAAAAGGCTATATAGGATTGTTAAATATCCATACTAAATTTGATGTGGATGTCTTTTATAAAGAGTCGATTGATTCCTATACCATTACGGAAAGAGCAGTAAAAGAATTTGAGGCGAAAGGTGTAAATTTGATTTTTGGACATGGTAGTGATTTTGTTCAGTATTTTAATATCCTTTCATCAAAATATCCCTCTATTCACTTTGTCAGTTTAAATGGAAGAGAACCGGCAACAAAAGAAAATACAACTAATATAAAGTTTGAAAATTACCCAATGGGTTTCTTTGGTGGGATGGTAGCGGGACAAACGACGAAAACAAATACTATTGGCGTAATCGGTGCTTATGATTGGCAGGAAGAAGTAAAGGGATTTGAAGATGGGGTCCACTATGTCAATAAAAGTGCCCAAGTTATTAAAGAATTTGTGAATGATTGGGATAATCGCGAAAAGGCGATGAACCTATTAGATAATCAAATAAGACAGAATGTAGATATTGTTTATCCTGTTGGTTATGGATTTAGTGTGGAAATAGTAGAAAACATCAAAAAAAAGGGACTGCATGCCATTGGATATATTTCTGATCAATCCAATATTGGCAAATATACGGTGTTAACAAGCACGATTCAAGATATCCCTAAACTCTACGAACAAATTGCCACAGCATTTGATGAAGGGGAACTTCAACCTGGTACTCAATCCTGTGGAATAAAAGAAGGTACCATTTATTTAGGCAATTTTAGTCCAAGTATCGATTATGATATTGTTGAATCCATACAGAAAGATTTGAATCATTATAAAAAGACAGGAAAACTCCCAAATGAGAAATAA
- a CDS encoding beta-ketoacyl-ACP synthase III, translating into MGTGIIGIGRELPEKILTNLDLEKMVDTNDEWIRTRTGIEERRIADDNTNTSDIALAAAKKAIDDAGIHPEDIDMIMVATVTPDQSFPSVACMIQEKLGAKKAAAMDLSAACAGFMYGMVTAKQFIDTDVYKYVLVIGVEKLSKITNWEDRNTAVLFGDGAGAAVLGKVSEGRGILSFELGADGSGGKHLYLDDEDHIYMNGREVFKFAVRQMGESSENVLVKAGLSKEDVDFLIPHQANIRIMEASRQRLNLPEDKLSKTVHKYGNTSAASIPISLVEELEAGKIKEDDVLVMVGFGGGLTWGAIAMRWGK; encoded by the coding sequence TTGGGTACAGGAATAATTGGTATTGGCCGTGAACTTCCAGAAAAAATTTTAACAAACCTTGATTTAGAAAAAATGGTCGATACAAATGATGAATGGATAAGAACAAGAACTGGTATAGAAGAACGAAGAATTGCAGACGACAATACTAATACATCGGATATTGCATTGGCCGCAGCTAAGAAAGCAATTGACGATGCTGGTATTCATCCAGAAGATATTGATATGATTATGGTTGCAACAGTTACTCCTGATCAGTCCTTTCCTTCTGTTGCATGTATGATTCAAGAAAAATTAGGTGCGAAAAAAGCAGCAGCAATGGATTTAAGCGCTGCATGTGCAGGTTTTATGTATGGAATGGTAACAGCTAAGCAATTTATTGATACAGACGTTTATAAATATGTGTTAGTAATTGGTGTAGAAAAGCTTTCTAAAATTACAAATTGGGAAGATCGTAATACGGCTGTTCTATTTGGTGATGGAGCTGGAGCGGCAGTTTTAGGCAAAGTTTCAGAAGGAAGAGGAATCCTTTCTTTTGAATTAGGTGCAGATGGTTCTGGTGGAAAACATCTTTATTTAGATGATGAAGACCATATTTACATGAATGGTAGAGAAGTTTTTAAATTTGCCGTTCGTCAAATGGGCGAAAGCAGTGAAAATGTGTTGGTAAAAGCAGGCTTGTCCAAGGAAGATGTAGATTTCCTTATTCCACACCAAGCGAACATTCGTATCATGGAAGCTTCAAGACAAAGATTGAATTTGCCAGAAGATAAATTATCCAAAACAGTTCATAAATATGGAAATACAAGTGCTGCGTCTATTCCCATCTCATTAGTGGAAGAGTTAGAGGCTGGCAAAATTAAAGAAGATGATGTGCTTGTAATGGTCGGCTTTGGTGGAGGCTTGACTTGGGGAGCAATTGCTATGCGCTGGGGGAAATAA
- the fabF gene encoding beta-ketoacyl-ACP synthase II, with translation MSTNKRVVVTGIGAVTPLGNDAITTWDNIVAGVSGIGPLTRINADEYPAKVAAEVKDFNPEDFMEKKDARKMDRFTQYAVAASMMAVKDANLQITDENAPRIGVWIGSGIGGMETFENQYEMFQKRGYKRVSPFFVPMLIPDMASGQVSITLGARGVNSCTVTACATGTNSIGDAFKVIQRGDADAMITGGAEAPITKMSVAGFCANTALSFNPDPKTASRPFDANRDGFVIGEGAGIVVLEELEHALARGANIYAEIVGYGSTGDAYHITSPAPGGEGGARAMKMAINDAGLAPEDVSYINAHGTSTAYNDKFETMAVKEVFGDYAYKVPMSSTKSMTGHLLGAAGGVEAIFSVLAIRDSILPPTINFETADPDCDLDYVINTQRKQEVNVAMSNSLGFGGHNATIVFKKYQ, from the coding sequence ATGAGTACGAATAAAAGAGTAGTTGTTACTGGTATTGGAGCTGTAACACCGCTTGGGAATGATGCAATAACTACCTGGGATAATATTGTTGCTGGTGTGTCAGGAATTGGACCACTAACAAGAATTAATGCAGATGAATATCCAGCAAAAGTTGCTGCAGAAGTGAAGGATTTTAATCCAGAAGATTTTATGGAAAAAAAAGATGCTAGAAAGATGGATCGCTTTACACAATATGCAGTTGCAGCTTCCATGATGGCTGTAAAGGATGCTAATTTACAAATTACGGATGAAAATGCTCCTCGTATTGGAGTGTGGATTGGTTCAGGGATTGGCGGAATGGAAACTTTTGAAAATCAATATGAAATGTTCCAAAAAAGAGGTTATAAACGAGTAAGTCCTTTCTTTGTACCGATGTTAATTCCAGATATGGCATCTGGACAAGTTTCGATTACATTAGGTGCAAGAGGAGTGAATTCTTGTACTGTTACGGCATGTGCAACGGGAACAAACTCTATCGGAGATGCATTTAAAGTTATTCAGCGTGGAGATGCTGATGCGATGATTACTGGTGGAGCAGAGGCTCCTATTACAAAGATGTCTGTAGCTGGTTTCTGTGCAAATACGGCTTTATCCTTTAACCCAGATCCTAAAACGGCAAGTAGACCATTTGATGCAAACCGCGATGGATTTGTAATTGGAGAAGGTGCTGGGATTGTTGTGCTAGAAGAACTAGAGCATGCTTTAGCAAGAGGTGCTAACATCTATGCAGAAATAGTTGGATATGGTTCCACAGGAGATGCTTATCATATTACTTCCCCTGCACCAGGAGGAGAAGGTGGAGCAAGAGCTATGAAAATGGCAATTAATGATGCAGGACTTGCACCAGAAGATGTTTCTTATATTAACGCACACGGAACAAGCACAGCGTATAATGATAAATTTGAAACAATGGCTGTTAAAGAGGTCTTTGGAGATTATGCCTATAAAGTTCCGATGAGTTCCACAAAATCCATGACTGGCCATTTACTTGGTGCAGCAGGTGGAGTTGAAGCCATTTTTAGTGTTTTAGCAATAAGAGACAGCATTCTTCCACCAACCATTAATTTTGAAACAGCAGATCCAGATTGCGATTTAGATTATGTAATTAATACTCAAAGAAAACAAGAAGTAAATGTAGCTATGAGTAATTCATTAGGATTCGGCGGCCATAACGCTACAATTGTGTTTAAAAAATATCAATAA
- a CDS encoding Fur family transcriptional regulator, with translation MLSIEKAKDLLKEKNVRLTPQRLELINILTKDNKHWTVDEIYHVLNENMPSVSITTVYNNVHLFTELELLKEIQFGEGLSKYEWKKDEHYHIVCNGCGAIVDIWYPTLREVESFAKSISKFNISSHSLQFYGTCEQCAKA, from the coding sequence ATGCTTAGTATAGAAAAGGCTAAAGACTTGTTGAAAGAAAAGAATGTTCGGCTAACACCTCAAAGGCTAGAATTAATAAATATACTTACAAAAGACAATAAGCATTGGACAGTAGATGAAATTTACCATGTTCTAAATGAGAATATGCCATCAGTAAGTATTACAACGGTTTATAATAACGTCCATTTATTCACGGAATTAGAATTATTAAAAGAAATCCAATTTGGTGAAGGATTAAGTAAATATGAATGGAAAAAAGATGAACATTATCATATCGTCTGTAACGGTTGTGGTGCGATAGTAGATATTTGGTATCCTACTTTAAGGGAGGTAGAATCATTTGCGAAATCCATATCTAAATTCAATATCAGCTCCCATAGTCTCCAGTTTTACGGAACCTGTGAACAGTGTGCAAAAGCATAA
- a CDS encoding DUF2268 domain-containing protein, with translation MGVIDTKKWLEDHFYEPTTICENMQASFDGDEPQNIYRYLSGFGMYKPSRRSKQTFEQMKELETWSKIERIFHKYKKKWNGPDIPIYLFPFQMTWRGEENKSGVSFPNQLFLFIGEVTDVKELEALFIHEYHHVCRIHYQQKAIEEYTLLDSIVMEGLAELAVKENCGEAYNASWCHLYDEDKIKQFWDKELKEYLDVKKTEEKHDQLLYGYGRYPQMIGYNTGFHLVNSYYEKRKRKITGKMQFTIKSEAFI, from the coding sequence GTGGGGGTAATCGATACAAAAAAATGGCTCGAGGATCATTTTTATGAGCCGACTACTATATGTGAAAACATGCAAGCGTCCTTTGATGGAGATGAGCCTCAAAATATTTATCGATATTTAAGTGGATTTGGAATGTATAAGCCTTCAAGACGTTCAAAACAGACTTTTGAGCAAATGAAAGAATTAGAAACATGGAGTAAAATAGAGCGAATATTTCATAAGTATAAGAAAAAATGGAATGGACCAGATATACCTATTTATCTATTTCCTTTTCAGATGACTTGGAGAGGAGAGGAAAATAAATCTGGAGTATCGTTCCCGAATCAGCTTTTTTTATTTATTGGAGAAGTAACAGACGTTAAAGAATTAGAAGCGCTCTTTATTCATGAATACCACCATGTATGTCGTATTCATTATCAACAAAAGGCAATAGAAGAGTATACTTTATTAGATTCTATTGTTATGGAAGGGCTAGCAGAGCTTGCTGTTAAAGAAAACTGTGGGGAAGCTTATAATGCAAGCTGGTGTCACCTATATGATGAAGATAAAATAAAGCAATTTTGGGATAAAGAGCTAAAGGAATATTTAGATGTTAAAAAAACAGAGGAGAAACATGATCAACTCTTGTATGGATATGGACGATATCCTCAGATGATTGGTTATAACACAGGATTTCATCTTGTTAATTCCTATTATGAAAAGAGAAAAAGAAAAATAACAGGAAAAATGCAGTTTACGATAAAAAGTGAAGCATTTATTTAA
- a CDS encoding YjbA family protein — MQYLHDVWVNWFEGEENGYNVCHFHEWRKDDGVELLDQVPLLKVDSCLFNYIENDLAELPRQLLEEIYQKAYLRKNHERIQLDYCFVVSDGIGLLVVDTIGYSVPIRKSRMIPRQEQLAYELLENQETIYYNYQNNEEKKEFHILSPEPHVMNGLTRKERQLKQLLFMALDQLYSSENVAEVRYWYTEWSPERYFEIQHLDFEHAWNELYECTKYGWTKKHEHFCENIIKGQPFFEKLWEMEHGPKVN, encoded by the coding sequence ATGCAGTATCTTCATGATGTTTGGGTAAATTGGTTTGAAGGGGAAGAAAACGGATATAATGTTTGTCACTTCCATGAATGGAGAAAAGATGATGGTGTTGAATTATTGGATCAGGTACCGCTATTAAAAGTAGACTCTTGTTTATTTAATTACATAGAAAATGACCTGGCGGAGTTACCACGACAATTATTAGAAGAAATTTATCAGAAAGCATATCTACGAAAAAATCATGAAAGAATTCAATTGGATTATTGTTTTGTAGTTTCTGATGGAATAGGACTTTTAGTAGTAGATACAATAGGATATTCTGTTCCGATTCGGAAGAGTCGAATGATACCTAGACAAGAACAATTGGCTTATGAATTACTGGAAAATCAAGAAACGATTTATTATAACTATCAAAATAATGAAGAAAAGAAAGAATTCCATATCCTATCTCCTGAGCCTCATGTGATGAACGGTTTAACGAGAAAGGAAAGACAATTAAAGCAATTGTTATTTATGGCATTAGATCAACTATATTCTTCTGAAAATGTGGCAGAGGTTCGCTATTGGTATACAGAATGGAGTCCAGAACGTTATTTTGAGATTCAGCATTTAGATTTTGAACATGCATGGAATGAACTATATGAATGCACAAAATACGGTTGGACAAAAAAGCATGAGCATTTTTGTGAGAATATTATAAAAGGTCAGCCTTTTTTTGAAAAGCTATGGGAAATGGAACATGGTCCGAAGGTAAATTAA
- the trpS gene encoding tryptophan--tRNA ligase, which produces MKTIFSGIQPSGTITLGNYIGALSQFVELQDEYNCFFCIVDQHAITVPQDRMVLRNNIRSLAALYLAVGIDPNKATLFIQSEVPAHAQGAWLMQCISYIGELERMTQFKDKSTGKDAVSSALLTYPPLMAADILLYSTDIVPVGEDQKQHLELTRDLAERFNKKYNDILTIPEVRIPKVGARIMSLQDPTKKMSKSDTNNKATITLLDEPAQIIKKIKSAVTDSEGIVKFDRENKPGVSNLLSIYSILSGESIESLEAKYEGKGYGDFKSDLANVVVEALKPIQQKYNELMNSTELDDILDEGAAKANKVAGKMIKKMENAMGLGRKRR; this is translated from the coding sequence ATGAAAACTATCTTTTCGGGGATTCAACCAAGTGGTACCATTACATTAGGAAATTATATTGGTGCTTTAAGTCAATTTGTCGAGCTTCAAGACGAATATAACTGTTTCTTCTGTATCGTTGATCAACATGCTATTACGGTACCTCAAGATCGAATGGTGTTAAGAAACAATATACGTAGCTTAGCTGCCCTATACTTAGCAGTGGGCATTGATCCGAATAAAGCTACTCTATTTATTCAATCGGAAGTACCTGCACACGCTCAAGGTGCCTGGTTAATGCAATGTATCTCTTATATTGGTGAATTAGAAAGAATGACGCAATTCAAAGACAAATCTACGGGTAAAGATGCAGTTTCTTCTGCGTTATTAACATATCCACCTCTTATGGCGGCAGATATCCTTTTATATAGCACAGATATCGTTCCAGTAGGAGAAGACCAAAAGCAGCATCTAGAATTAACTCGTGATCTTGCAGAAAGATTTAATAAAAAATACAATGATATCTTAACGATTCCTGAAGTTAGAATTCCAAAAGTAGGCGCAAGAATTATGTCTCTTCAAGATCCTACGAAAAAAATGAGTAAATCGGATACAAATAACAAAGCAACCATTACATTATTGGACGAACCAGCACAAATTATTAAGAAAATCAAAAGTGCTGTTACAGATTCAGAAGGCATCGTTAAGTTTGATAGAGAAAATAAGCCTGGCGTTTCCAACTTGCTTTCGATTTATTCGATCCTCTCTGGAGAAAGCATTGAAAGTCTTGAAGCAAAATACGAAGGTAAAGGCTATGGAGACTTCAAATCAGATTTAGCAAATGTTGTTGTGGAGGCATTGAAGCCAATTCAACAGAAATATAATGAGCTAATGAATTCGACAGAATTAGATGATATTTTAGATGAAGGTGCAGCAAAAGCAAATAAAGTTGCAGGTAAAATGATTAAAAAGATGGAAAACGCGATGGGATTAGGTCGTAAACGTCGTTAA